One window of Triticum dicoccoides isolate Atlit2015 ecotype Zavitan chromosome 5A, WEW_v2.0, whole genome shotgun sequence genomic DNA carries:
- the LOC119302067 gene encoding uncharacterized protein LOC119302067 isoform X1, with translation MSPATAGPVGRSWIDPEALSKRGGQRTDGEGIGIGQLEDPKRLPHHLPHRLSSSTRVLCSTSSSSWLLNKISRSSRCSRASALGFSRTWRSMVDAGGLCQAGAGGLLSFIYPTLQLLRHGVRLFGDQDLQSKVGLLIDYAGDQDLISPMAVGGALAVEACSSCSSSGSNS, from the exons ATGTCGCCAGCGACGGCAGGGCCAGTCGGCCGGAGCTGGATTGATCCGGAGGCGCTCAGCAAGAGAGGCGGACAGCGGACCGATGGAGAAGGGATCGGCATCGGGCAGCTCGAAGACCCAAAACGGCTGCCTCATCATCTACCTCACCGTCTCTCCTCCAGTACGCGGGTGCTCTGCTCGACCTCTTCCTCGTCATGGCTGCTCAACAAAATAAGCAGGAGCAGCCGGTGCAGCCGAGCGTCCGCCTTAGGCTTCAG CAGGACATGGCGTTCAATGGTGGATGCAGGCGGCCTATGCCAAG CTGGTGCGGGCGGGCTGCTGTCGTTCATCTATCCCACGCTGCAGCTGCTGCGGCACGGCGTCCGGCTATTCGGCGACCAGGACCTGCAGAGCAAGGTTGGCCTGCTCATCGACTATGCTGGGGATCAG GATCTAATCTCTCCCATGGCGGTCGGCGGCGCTCTGGCCGTGGAGGCCTGCTCCTCATGCTCCTCCTCTG GATCTAATTCTTGA
- the LOC119302067 gene encoding uncharacterized protein LOC119302067 isoform X2 encodes MSPATAGPVGRSWIDPEALSKRGGQRTDGEGIGIGQLEDPKRLPHHLPHRLSSSTRVLCSTSSSSWLLNKISRSSRCSRASALGFRTWRSMVDAGGLCQAGAGGLLSFIYPTLQLLRHGVRLFGDQDLQSKVGLLIDYAGDQDLISPMAVGGALAVEACSSCSSSGSNS; translated from the exons ATGTCGCCAGCGACGGCAGGGCCAGTCGGCCGGAGCTGGATTGATCCGGAGGCGCTCAGCAAGAGAGGCGGACAGCGGACCGATGGAGAAGGGATCGGCATCGGGCAGCTCGAAGACCCAAAACGGCTGCCTCATCATCTACCTCACCGTCTCTCCTCCAGTACGCGGGTGCTCTGCTCGACCTCTTCCTCGTCATGGCTGCTCAACAAAATAAGCAGGAGCAGCCGGTGCAGCCGAGCGTCCGCCTTAGGCTTCAG GACATGGCGTTCAATGGTGGATGCAGGCGGCCTATGCCAAG CTGGTGCGGGCGGGCTGCTGTCGTTCATCTATCCCACGCTGCAGCTGCTGCGGCACGGCGTCCGGCTATTCGGCGACCAGGACCTGCAGAGCAAGGTTGGCCTGCTCATCGACTATGCTGGGGATCAG GATCTAATCTCTCCCATGGCGGTCGGCGGCGCTCTGGCCGTGGAGGCCTGCTCCTCATGCTCCTCCTCTG GATCTAATTCTTGA